The proteins below are encoded in one region of Sulfolobus islandicus Y.N.15.51:
- a CDS encoding NUDIX hydrolase has product MDRPLVAVGCLIVEENKVLLVKRKNPPNAGLWAIPGGKVEYGETLEDALKREMREETGLEVAVSNIISIVQVINEGYHYVILDFECKPIGGKLRASSDASEVEYIPFNKLKDIPTTKTTYDMLIMYFKGEKPPYSIIQISK; this is encoded by the coding sequence ATGGATAGGCCGCTCGTAGCTGTAGGTTGTCTTATCGTTGAAGAAAATAAGGTTCTTTTAGTTAAAAGAAAGAACCCGCCAAATGCTGGGTTATGGGCAATACCAGGTGGTAAGGTAGAGTATGGTGAGACATTAGAGGACGCATTGAAGAGAGAGATGAGGGAGGAAACTGGACTTGAAGTAGCTGTAAGTAATATTATATCTATTGTGCAAGTAATAAATGAAGGTTATCATTATGTGATTCTAGACTTTGAGTGCAAACCAATAGGTGGGAAACTTCGTGCCTCCAGTGATGCCTCAGAAGTAGAATATATACCTTTTAATAAACTGAAAGATATACCAACTACAAAAACTACCTATGATATGTTAATTATGTACTTTAAAGGGGAAAAGCCACCATACTCCATTATTCAAATCTCCAAGTAG
- the cysS gene encoding cysteine--tRNA ligase, which translates to MDFRIRVYNSLGRKLEEFNTINPNLVKMYVCGPTVYDYVHIGHGRTFVVFDAISRYLRLKGYTVIRVQNITDIDDKIIKKSQDTGKDWNEIVNYYTKDYLDMLSQLKVKIDIHPRVTHHIKEIINFVQKLIDKGHAYVAPSGSVYFDVDTYPDYGELSNTKKEEWNQGEEFVKEKKHSYDFALWKAWKPGEPYWESPWGKGRPGWHIECSTMSTRYLGERFDIHGGGADLVFPHHENERAQTEALTGEKWVSYWVHSAFVTIRKEKMSKSLGNIIPLNEAIKKWGPSVLRYWYLTSHYRSPIDFSEEALEQAKSALQRIKDSMAIIRNIISEGPKFYAKDDDIKVYREILNNLDSFHTAMSNDFDTSTALSYIHEIVRLVFSTLQYSRDFLGAMLAFEALSQFNEVFGVMDEEFYPTYDKMYKVIDAVVDIRNQLRQMKLYEISDKIREELLKAGVRILDSKDKSTWRFE; encoded by the coding sequence ATGGATTTCAGAATAAGGGTATATAATTCGCTAGGGAGAAAGCTAGAGGAATTTAATACAATAAATCCGAATTTAGTGAAAATGTATGTTTGTGGTCCCACAGTCTATGATTACGTTCATATAGGTCATGGAAGAACTTTCGTTGTATTTGACGCAATTTCAAGATATTTAAGGTTAAAAGGGTATACAGTCATTAGGGTTCAGAATATTACAGATATTGATGATAAAATAATTAAAAAATCTCAAGATACTGGAAAAGATTGGAATGAAATTGTTAACTATTACACAAAGGATTACTTGGACATGTTATCTCAACTCAAAGTAAAAATAGATATACACCCTCGCGTAACACATCACATAAAGGAAATCATTAACTTCGTACAGAAACTAATAGATAAGGGGCACGCGTATGTAGCACCCAGCGGTAGTGTGTACTTTGACGTCGATACTTATCCTGATTATGGGGAACTTTCAAACACTAAAAAAGAAGAATGGAATCAAGGAGAAGAATTCGTTAAGGAGAAAAAGCATTCCTATGACTTCGCGTTATGGAAAGCATGGAAGCCAGGTGAACCTTATTGGGAATCACCTTGGGGTAAGGGAAGGCCTGGGTGGCACATTGAGTGTTCAACTATGTCAACTAGGTATCTAGGTGAGAGATTTGATATTCATGGAGGAGGAGCCGATTTAGTGTTCCCACATCATGAAAATGAAAGAGCACAAACTGAGGCGTTAACTGGGGAGAAATGGGTCTCATATTGGGTTCACAGTGCTTTTGTGACTATAAGAAAAGAAAAGATGAGTAAATCTTTAGGCAATATAATACCATTAAACGAAGCTATAAAGAAATGGGGACCCTCAGTTTTAAGATATTGGTACTTAACGTCTCATTATAGGTCACCGATAGACTTTTCTGAAGAAGCCCTAGAGCAAGCAAAATCCGCGTTGCAGAGAATAAAGGATTCAATGGCAATAATTAGAAACATAATATCTGAGGGACCTAAGTTCTATGCAAAAGATGATGATATCAAAGTATATAGAGAAATACTTAATAATTTAGATAGCTTCCATACAGCAATGAGTAACGACTTCGATACTTCCACCGCCCTGTCATATATACATGAGATAGTGAGATTAGTATTCTCCACTTTACAGTATAGTAGAGATTTCCTTGGTGCTATGTTAGCTTTCGAGGCGCTTAGCCAATTCAATGAGGTATTTGGAGTAATGGATGAGGAGTTCTATCCTACCTACGATAAGATGTATAAAGTAATAGACGCAGTTGTAGATATAAGAAATCAATTGAGGCAAATGAAATTGTATGAAATCTCCGATAAGATAAGGGAGGAGTTACTAAAGGCTGGAGTTAGAATACTTGATAGTAAGGATAAATCTACTTGGAGATTTGAATAA
- a CDS encoding bifunctional phosphoglucose/phosphomannose isomerase, whose translation MDEIYLNWDRMFDEAYRIPIHEIKNDNIVFSGIGGSGIVGEIANILGVELSFKRKFTGKESLVAVSYSGTTSETIVDVENAVKAGSEVIIITSGGILEKFAKEKSLKLINVLSGFQTRYAFPYLFTPLIKMTTKKRGIKINETELKEGVVEAKEKIKADAARLAELLINRIPVIYSSKYLAIAKRFKQEINENAKHPAFYGEIPEINHNEIESYVHGPSLVSVIVESSEIDKITEDVLNSIVIKPYFSNDLKNISSLLALAGVTSLEMAKKINEKPDKLYNIPKARQLTSKLFRIN comes from the coding sequence GTGGATGAAATTTACCTTAATTGGGATAGAATGTTTGATGAGGCATATAGAATTCCCATTCATGAAATTAAGAACGATAACATAGTATTCTCCGGAATTGGCGGAAGTGGAATCGTTGGAGAAATAGCAAATATCTTAGGCGTTGAACTTTCATTCAAGAGAAAGTTCACGGGAAAAGAATCATTAGTAGCCGTAAGTTATTCTGGGACTACTTCAGAGACAATAGTCGATGTAGAAAATGCAGTAAAAGCTGGATCTGAAGTCATAATAATAACGTCTGGTGGGATACTTGAAAAGTTTGCTAAAGAGAAGAGTTTGAAACTTATCAATGTACTATCAGGTTTTCAGACAAGATATGCTTTTCCATATCTTTTCACACCCTTAATAAAAATGACTACTAAAAAAAGAGGAATCAAAATAAATGAGACTGAATTAAAAGAGGGAGTAGTAGAAGCTAAAGAGAAAATAAAGGCAGATGCGGCAAGATTGGCTGAATTGCTAATAAATAGAATTCCTGTAATTTACTCGTCAAAATACTTGGCAATAGCGAAAAGATTCAAACAAGAAATAAATGAGAACGCTAAGCACCCTGCGTTTTATGGTGAAATACCAGAGATAAACCATAATGAAATAGAAAGCTATGTTCACGGACCTTCCCTTGTATCAGTCATTGTTGAAAGCTCGGAAATAGACAAAATTACTGAAGATGTATTAAACTCAATAGTTATAAAACCATATTTTAGTAATGATTTAAAGAATATTTCTAGCCTACTAGCATTGGCTGGAGTTACATCACTTGAAATGGCTAAAAAAATTAATGAAAAACCGGATAAACTCTATAATATACCAAAAGCTAGACAATTAACTTCAAAATTATTTAGAATAAACTAG